A genome region from Anopheles stephensi strain Indian chromosome 2, UCI_ANSTEP_V1.0, whole genome shotgun sequence includes the following:
- the LOC118504752 gene encoding dihydrolipoyl dehydrogenase, mitochondrial: protein MQSNIRSLVNVAVKGNASLRNHGAVLGALYGRYYSTTHDADLVVIGSGPGGYVASIKAAQLGMKTVCIEKNDTLGGTCLNVGCIPSKALLNNSHYYHMAHSGDLASRGILVENVRLDLSKLMDQKSKAVKSLTGGIAQLFKKNKVTHINGFGTITGPNTVVAKKADGGEETVNTKNILIATGSEVTPFPGIEVDEETIVSSTGALKLKEVPRRLGLIGAGVIGLELGSVWGRLGAEVTAIEFLTTIGGVGIDQEVSKNFQKILTKQGMKFMLGTKVISASKAGSGVTVTVENVKDGSQQNLEFDVLLVCVGRRPYTEGLGLENVGIVKDDRGRVPVNSQFQTIVPSVYAIGDCIHGPMLAHKAEDEGIVAVEGMLGGHLHIDYNCVPSVVYTHPEVAWVGKNEEELKAEGVAYNVGKFPFAANSRAKTNNDTDGFVKVLADKQTDRVLGVHIIGPAAGELINESVLAMEYGASAEDVARVCHAHPTCAEALREAHTAASFGKPINF from the exons ATGCAGTCCAACATTCGCTCTTTGGTGAACGTTGCCGTCAAG GGCAACGCAAGCCTTCGAAATCATGGCGCAGTGCTGGGAGCGCTCTACGGCCGATACTACTCGACGACACACGATGCCGACCTGGTGGTTATCGGTTCCGGACCGGGTGGATATGTTGCTTCCATCAAAGCCGCACAGCTCGGTATGAAG ACCGTGTGCATCGAAAAGAATGACACACTCGGCGGAACCTGCCTGAACGTGGGCTGCATCCCCTCGAAAGCCCTGCTAAACAATTCGCACTACTACCACATGGCCCACTCGGGCGATCTTGCCTCGCGCGGTATTCTCGTCGAAAATGTGCGTCTCGATCTGAGCAAACTGATGGACCAGAAGTCGAAAGCGGTCAAATCGCTTACCGGCGGCATTGCGCAGCTCTTCAAGAAGAACAAGGTGACACACATCAACGGTTTCGGAACGATCACCGGCCCGAACACGGTGGTCGCTAAGAAGGCTGACGGTGGTGAGGAAACCGTCAACACGAAGAACATTCTGATCGCAACCGGCTCGGAAGTGACCCCATTCCCGGGCATTGAAGTGGACGAGGAAACGATCGTGTCCTCGACGGGTGCGCTGAAGCTGAAGGAAGTGCCACGACGACTGGGCCTCATCGGTGCCGGCGTCATTGGGCTGGAGCTGGGTTCGGTTTGGGGCCGGCTCGGTGCGGAAGTGACCGCAATCGAATTTCTCACCACGATCGGCGGTGTCGGCATCGATCAGGAGGTGTCGAAGAACTTCCAGAAGATTCTCACCAAGCAGGGCATGAAGTTTATGCTCGGCACGAAGGTGATCAGTGCGTCGAAGGCTGGCAGCGGTGTTACCGTGACGGTCGAGAACGTAAAGGATGGTTCGCAGCAGAATCTGGAGTTTGAtgtgctgctggtgtgtgttgGCCGTCGGCCGTACACGGAGGGACTTGGGCTGGAGAACGTTGGTATTGTGAAGGATGACCGAGGCCGGGTGCCGGTTAACAGCCAGTTCCAGACGATCGTGCCGAGCGTGTACGCGATCGGTGATTGTATCCATGGTCCGATGTTGGCGCATAAGGCAGAAGACGAGGGTATTGTGGCGGTGGAAGGTATGCTCGGTGGACACTTGCACATCGACTACAACTGTGTGCCGAGCGTGGTGTACACGCATCCGGAGGTGGCCTGGGTGGGCAAGAACGAGGAGGAACTGAAGGCGGAAGGTGTCGCGTATAACGTCGGCAAGTTCCCGTTCGCGGCAAACTCGCGTGCCAAGACGAACAACGATACCGATGGGTTCGTGAAAGTGTTGGCCGATAAGCAGACGGATCGTGTGCTTGGTGTGCATATCATTGGACCG GCCGCTGGTGAACTGATCAACGAGTCTGTCCTCGCCATGGAATACGGTGCGTCGGCGGAGGATGTTGCTCGCGTTTGCCACGCTCACCCGACCTGTGCGGAAGCCCTCCGAGAGGCACATACGGCCGCCAGCTTCGGCAAGCCGATTAACttttaa